A genomic window from Phyllopteryx taeniolatus isolate TA_2022b chromosome 2, UOR_Ptae_1.2, whole genome shotgun sequence includes:
- the LOC133474199 gene encoding UDP-glucuronosyltransferase 2C1-like, producing MRLSCCSIALLLFIFLPRACQGGNILVFPAEGSHWVNMEILMRGLHSQGHNLTIVRPSKTWYVKDDATYYNTISVPVERSLDKDFISGLINEVMEYERGSLPLVSFLYMSVGMIGTFLEAHKTVGEFTTAILDNQDLMRRLNDSKFDLMLTDPCWGSGIIVAKYLNLPVVYNVRWIIATEGHMAIAPTPLSYIPITGTGNSNKMTFFQRVKNMIVFLIGYVQHNLVVKKTYQKICDKYLGPDSDMHHLLLSADLWLMRVDFVFEFPRPTMPNIIYIGGFQCKPAKPLPSHLQDFVQSSGEYGVILMSLGTFVSELPTDLADMIAAAFAKLPQKVIWRYNGAKPSTLGNNTLLLNWVPQNDLLGHPKMKLFVAHGGTNGVQEAIYHGVPVVGIPMFFDQHDNLLRLTERGAAVVVTLAAVDKDDNFLKALQEVLTNPTYRNNMQRLSRLHKDQPIPPLDNALFWIEFVIRHKGAAHLKTESYKMPWYAYYSVDVYLFLAGALLALILIVFVIIKCLCSALCRIKVKRE from the coding sequence ATGAGGCTGTCATGTTGCTCCATTGCCTTGCTGCTCTTCATCTTCCTTCCCCGAGCCTGTCAGGGAGGGAACATCCTGGTTTTTCCAGCCGAGGGCAGCCACTGGGTGAACATGGAGATCCTCATGCGAGGGTTGCACTCGCAGGGGCACAACCTGACGATCGTACGCCCCAGCAAGACGTGGTACGTTAAGGACGATGCCACCTACTACAACACCATCAGCGTGCCTGTGGAAAGGAGCTTGGACAAAGACTTTATCAGCGGCCTGATTAATGAGGTCATGGAGTATGAAAGGGGCTCACTGCCCCTGGTGTCGTTTCTCTACATGAGTGTGGGAATGATCGGGACATTCTTGGAAGCTCACAAGACTGTGGGTGAATTCACCACGGCGATTCTCGACAACCAAGACTTAATGAGGAGACTGAACGACAGCAAGTTCGACCTGATGCTCACTGACCCCTGCTGGGGTAGTGGCATCATTGTGGCCAAATATTTGAACCTCCCTGTAGTGTACAACGTCCGCTGGATCATCGCCACTGAGGGCCACATGGCCATCGCGCCAACGCCGCTTTCTTACATTCCCATCACAGGAACTGGTAatagcaacaaaatgacattttttcaaAGAGTCAAAAACATGATTGTGTTTCTAATCGGCTATGTGCAACATAACCTGGTCGTCAAGAAGACATACCAGAAAATATGCGACAAATATCTCGGTCCTGATAGCGACATGCATCATCTACTTCTTTCCGCTGACCTTTGGCTCATGAGGGTGGACTTTGTCTTTGAGTTTCCTCGCCCCACCATGCCCAACATCATCTACATAGGAGGCTTCCAATGTAAACCTGCCAAGCCTCTACCCAGCCACCTGCAGGATTTTGTCCAGAGTTCTGGAGAGTACGGAGTCATCCTCATGTCTCTAGGAACATTTGTGAGCGAACTCCCCACTGACTTGGCCGACATGATTGCGGCAGCTTTCGCTAAGCTCCCCCAGAAGGTCATTTGGAGGTATAACGGTGCTAAACCTTCCACACTGGGCAACAACACTCTCCTGCTGAACTGGGTGCCGCAGAACGACCTGCTCGGGCATCCCAAGATGAAACTCTTCGTGGCTCACGGTGGGACAAACGGCGTTCAGGAAGCTATTTACCACGGAGTTCCTGTGGTGGGAATACCCATGTTTTTCGATCAGCATGACAACCTGCTGCGTCTCACAGAGAGAGGAGCAGCTGTGGTAGTCACGTTAGCCGCAGTGGACAAAGACGACAACTTCCTGAAGGCCCTACAGGAAGTTCTTACCAATCCAACCTACCGGAACAACATGCAGAGGCTTTCCAGGCTGCACAAAGATCAGCCCATCCCGCCTCTTGACAACGCCCTCTTCTGGATTGAGTTTGTCATACGGCACAAAGGCGCGGCACACCTGAAGACTGAGTCCTACAAGATGCCCTGGTATGCCTACTACTCTGTGGACGTGTATCTGTTCCTGGCTGGAGCTTTGCTGGCTCTGATTTTAATAGTTTTTGTCATAATCAAATGCTTGTGCTCTGCTTTATGTCGGATTAAAGTCAAGCGTGAGTAG